AAGTAGAGCACACAAGATCCCAGTAGAGGCTGTCGATAAAGGCTTCCCACCACTGGCTGGCCATTGTACAGTTCTTGTGGAAGTTGTGGATGTAAATGACAATGCTCCACAGTTGACTCTCACTTCCTTGTCTCTCCCTGTTTCAGAAGATGCCCAGCCAGGTACAGTTATCACTTTGATTAGCGTGTTTGACCGAGATTTTGGAGTCAATGGACAGGTTACCTGCTCCTTGACGCCCCACGTCCCCTTCAAGTTGGTGTCCACCTTCAAGAATTACTATTCATTGGTGCTGGACAGCGTCCTGGACCGCGAGAGCGTGTCGGCCTATGAGCTGGTGGTGACTGCGCGGGATGGGGGCTCGCCTTCACTGTGGGCCACGGCCAGCGTGTCTGTGGAGGTGGCCGACGTGAACGACAACGCGCCGGCGTTCACGCAGTCCGAGTACACGGTGTTCGTGAAGGAGAACAACCCACCGGGCTGCCACATCTTCACGGTGTCTGCGCGGGACGCGGACGCGCAGGAGAACGCGCTGGTGTCCTACTCGCTGGTGGAGCGGCGGGTGGGCGATCGCACGCTGTCGAGCTACGTGTCGGTGCACGCGGAGAGCGGCAAGGTGTACGCACTGCAGCCGCTAGACCACGAGGAGCTGGAGCTGCTGCAGTTCCAGGTGACCGCGCGCGACGCGGGCGTGCCGTCTCTGAGCAGCAACGTGACGCTGCAGGTGTTCGTGCTGGACGAGAACGACAACGCGCCGGTGCTGCTGGCGCCTCGGGTGGGTGGCACTGGTGGCGCTGTGAGCGAGCTTGTGCCCCGGTCTGTGGGCTCGGGCCATGTCGTGGCGAAGGTACGTGCAGTTGACGCTGACTCAGGCTACAACGCGTGGCTTTCGTACGAGTTTCAACCTGTCGCCGCCAGTGCACGCATCCCGTTCCGCGTGGGGCTGTACACTGGCGAGATCAGCACGACCCGAGCCCTAGATGAGACGGACGCACCGCGCCACCGCCTTCTGGTGCTGGTGAAGGACCATGGGGAGCCCTCGCTGACAGCCACAGCCACCGTGCTGGTGTCGCTGGTGGAAAGCGCCCAGGCACCAAAGGCGTCGTCGCGGGCGTCGGTGGGCATTGCAGGCCCAGAGGTGACACTGATGGATGTCAACGTGTACCTGATCATCGCCATCTGCTCCGTGTCCAGTCTGTTGGTGCTTACCCTGCTGCTGTACACGGTGTTGCGGTGCTCAGCGCCGTCCTCCGAGGGTGCATGTGGTCTGGTAAAGCCCACTCTGGTGTGCTCCAGCGCGGTGGGGAGCTGGTCATTCTCCCAGCAGAGGCCGCAGAGGGTGTGCTCTGGGGAGGGCCCACCCAAGACAGACCTCATGGCCTTCAGTCCCAGCCTTCCTCAGGGTCCCTCCTCTTCAGACAATGTGAGTCATAAATAATCTTGCTTccaacacttttaaaataattagttcaATTTGTCtccttaaattttctttcataatttcttttttagttgaTAACTTtgtacataattattattttttagtgttaCGCTGTATTTGCACTAATTATTTGGAAGTACTTTTAATATACACTTTTGGGATACGTAATACTGTAAATCAAAATCTATGGTTTATGTTGGCTACTCTCTATTTTTGGAGAAGGACTTTGCTAACTGGAACAATGGATTCACCTTTCTTCTATAGTGTATTTCCAAAATCAAGTGTTTACATTTCCATATTTTGATAATACTTATAAATGCTATAATAAAcaaatttcaatatatatttttacctaatattttattctatgtactgtccccattttataaaatatacgtGTCAAAATCATCTGttcaattttgcctttttatatttagaacttgaattttaaacatttcttttacatctatttgtcttctttttatcaTATTTGTGTAGTACTGACTTCTTTTTAACTTACTTTGTTGAAATGTATTTGCCATGTTCGAATCAAtatgaacaatttaaaaatagtttaaatagcagttcaataatattttttattttgttccttgtttgtataagaaatacattcacattgAAAATTTCAAAGAGGGAAATCTAGTACATAGTAAAAAATCTCGTTGTCTCCTCCAACTCCAAACCATTCACTTTACCTTTTCGAATTTCTGAAGcggttttagtttttttttgtatattctaaGATTATTATtgccaaattatatatatatatttatacgtATTTACAATCACCAAATTGTAAATcgcctatatatattttttagaatttgccccttccttccttccttccttccctcccttccttccttccttccttccttccctccctccctccctccctccctccctcccttccttccttccttccttctttccttttctttcttttcctttccttttcttttcttttttcttcttttgagacaacgatctcactccatcacctaggctgctgaaatgcagtggcaggattatagctcactgcagtcctggGCTCACaggatcctcccgtctcagcctctggagtagctggaaatacagtcTGCATGTCAttgggcccagctaattttattttatttttgtagagacagagtggagtcttgtttcccaggctggtcttgaactcctggcttcaagtgatcctcctaccttggcctcccaaggtgttgggattatagacatgagcaaccacacccagcctgcctttcatcttcctttttaaaaaaaaaaaaaaaaaagaagtgattacAGTGGAAACATACCCTTCtgcactttttgtttgtttttccactttaaattatgtatttttttttttttttttgacagagttttactctgtcgccctcgctggagtgcagtggtgcaatctcggctcactgcaaaatccgcctctctggttcaagcgattctcatgcttcagtcacccaagtagctgagattaaagacGCTGGCAACCATGCTggactaaatatatatatatatgtattttttttagtagaaacagtttcaccatgttaccctggctggtctcgaaatcttgggctcaagtgatctgcctgcctcagcctcccaaagtgctgggattacaggcatgagccaccgcatccagcctaaaTTATATATTGGGTTTTGTGGCATATTATTTCATTAGCGCTTATTCCTTCTTTTTGattatttgctttcttattttaaaaagtatttgcatcttattttgttttatggatATATCATGATTTATTAATCCAGTAGTGTATTAGGGACATTAATGAAACAATAACTTAATTGtccagactttaaaaaaatttttacaaataatttggTTGGTTAAAAAAAGATagttaactgggcgtggtggcatacacctctaatcccagcatttcaggaggctgagtcaggaggattccttcagtctaggagtttgagaccagcttgtgcatcttttgtagagactttgtaaaattagctgtgcatggtgatgtgtgtctgtagtgtcagctactcaagaggctgaggtgggaggatcacttgagcctaggagctccaAGTGCAGTtatcatgccactgaacttcagtctaggtgacagagcaataccttgcctcaaaaataaaataaaatgaaataataaaataaaataaaataaaacccagaactGATGATCAATTTTCACGGTTCCTAATATTCTAATATACTTTAGGAAATTGTTTTAGGatgttactgttttcttttcaatGTGAATAAGGGTAGAGGTATACAAAGTCAAAAATCTGTTTGGTAATCAGTATAATTATTTACCGTTGAGCAGTAATATGTCATTCACCACAAGCAGACCAAGTTTGCTGCTCTTGTTGAAAGAATATTGTTTTGTGGAAAAATCTATAAATATCTTTGACCTCCAAAGATGGTAATTGTAATTCtgttttcattgctttgtttttatgcttacatgcatgtatatttaaaacCTTCCTAGCATATtattaagaaagttttaaatacCCTAAATAGGAATTCCCTAAATTGGGAAATACTTGAAGTTGATAGGGGATCCTCCTTAGCCACCAAACTGTATTcatcaattattattatcattattattattattgttgagacagggtctcactgtgtagcccaggatgcagtgcagtggcacaatctgggctcactgcaacctctgcctcctgggctcaagtgatcttcctacctcagcctccaaagttgctgggactacaggcgcacaccactaatttttgtattttttgtagagatgggatcttaccatgttgcccaggctggtctcaaactcctgaaataTCGAGAAAtactattttctttacaaattgttTGCTACTATTTAGAGTCgactacagaaatattttttgtgtaaatAATGTGAtgagaaatttaaattatttcacagaAAATGCCCTTATTCACCTTTCctattttacctttgtttttggTAAGAATTTTGTAGAAATTCAGAGGAGCTCTTAATCATCTACAATGAAGGCATTCATGGAGAATTTACTTTTGAGGTGGACTTTGAAAGATGAATAGAATTTTGACACATAAAGATGAAGTAATAGAAGAAAAACCTTGAACAAAGAGTGTACCAAGAAAGAGACAACATGTTTTCTGTAAAATATGACTCATATTGGAAAACGGTTAGCCTTAGCATTGAGAAGATTGGCTCATGGTCATGTAGCCTGTCTCCCAGATGGAAGTCTAATGTCTTGACAATTGGTCAATAGAAAGATAAGCTTGCTGAAGATTTTAGTGCAATCGAGTGAAAGCTGTACtaataaagacagaaattatCTCACATGAAAGGAGAGATGGAATGTATACAAACTTTAAATATGGTAGGCAagggaaaagaaatcataaaaatacatatgagTAAGTGTGGAGAATCGCCATGCtataaaaattgtgatttttaaaaatgatttgggTTTTGTATGATTATTGATTAGATATTCTTCTAACTTCGGTTGACTCATTTTCTAGGCAATGTTAGGGTATACAGGTTAAAATGTcaggtagaaaatgaaaatagggGGTTGCAGATATGGAGTTAAGAATACTTCAAATAATAGGCTAGTCTAAAGCCCTGGaaatagaaatgttaaataaaaagattGGGGAAAAAAGGTTAAAGGCATAATTCTGGAAAATACTCACTTTTTGGAgcagaagaaagatgaagaacTAACAAACAAGCCAATGGTGGAAATACTACTAGAGTTTGACATGTCAGAGAAATCATAGAGGAAAATGTTTTAAGTGAAAGGCTGAATTTAACAAGCTATAGAGATATCGGGAAATAGTGTAAAGAATAtgcacatacatttttattactttagtaAGTAAAACTGTTCAGGCAAtttgacatttattgaataaagaaaagcagaaatttaacaataagaacacaagaagataaaatgcagaaaagttaGAATTATATGCTCACTTCAGAGTAATATATGCCAGTGTTTCTGGTgaccaaataaatattaatgcattTCTTCCACACGAAACTATGGAGGACAGTTTACATTTCTGATATCATGACATACAGGTCATACTTTATTATTAATT
This genomic interval from Piliocolobus tephrosceles isolate RC106 unplaced genomic scaffold, ASM277652v3 unscaffolded_34046, whole genome shotgun sequence contains the following:
- the LOC113222722 gene encoding protocadherin alpha-7 → RAHKIPVEAVDKGFPPLAGHCTVLVEVVDVNDNAPQLTLTSLSLPVSEDAQPGTVITLISVFDRDFGVNGQVTCSLTPHVPFKLVSTFKNYYSLVLDSVLDRESVSAYELVVTARDGGSPSLWATASVSVEVADVNDNAPAFTQSEYTVFVKENNPPGCHIFTVSARDADAQENALVSYSLVERRVGDRTLSSYVSVHAESGKVYALQPLDHEELELLQFQVTARDAGVPSLSSNVTLQVFVLDENDNAPVLLAPRVGGTGGAVSELVPRSVGSGHVVAKVRAVDADSGYNAWLSYEFQPVAASARIPFRVGLYTGEISTTRALDETDAPRHRLLVLVKDHGEPSLTATATVLVSLVESAQAPKASSRASVGIAGPEVTLMDVNVYLIIAICSVSSLLVLTLLLYTVLRCSAPSSEGACGLVKPTLVCSSAVGSWSFSQQRPQRVCSGEGPPKTDLMAFSPSLPQGPSSSDNVSHK